The Rubricoccus marinus nucleotide sequence GACGCTGAGCGACGGCTCGCACGTGGACCTCTACACCTACCGCGGGACGCCCGGCGAGACGGTCACGTTCACGATGCGCTCGACCGCGTTCGACGCGTACATGACGGTCGGCCAAGTGACCGATGGCACCTTCGCGCCAGAGGCCAACGACGACGATGGCGCGGGGGGGACGGACGCGCAGCTCGTGCTCTCGGTCGGCCCGTCAGGGCAATTCGTGGTACAGGCCAACTCCGTGCGCGGCGGCGCGACGGGCGCGTACACGCTTTTTGCCGAGGCCTCTGGCGGGCCCGGCCCGCTCGCCTCTGGCGACGCTCAGCCGATCTCGGCGGGCACCCCGGTCCGCGCGGACCTCTCCGACGCCGACCCCCGCCTCCGCGATAATTCCGCCTACGACCTCTACGTCTACGAGGGCGCCGCTGGCGAGGCCATCGAGGTCTTCCTCGCCTCCGTCGACTTCGACGCCTACCTCATGGGCGGCGCCACGCCAGAGGCCGCGCTCAGCGCCTCCACGACGAACGACGACGATGGCGGCGGCACCAACGCGCGGCTCCGCGTGGAAACGGGGACCGACGGGCGCTACTACATCGTGGCGAACGCGTACGCGCCGGAGTCCCGGGGCGGCTACACGCTCTCCATCCGCAGCGTCGGCGGGGGCGCGGCGCCCTCCGGCCTCGCGATGATCTCCATGGGGGAGACCGTGCAGGGACAGCTCGATGTCTCGGACCCGACGCTTTCGTCCGACGGCACGCACTTCGACGTGTACGGCTATCAGGGGCGCGCCGGGGAAGAGATCGTCGTCACGCTCACTTCGGACGATTTCGACCCGTACCTGCTGCTGAGCCGCTACTTCGGTGACGAGGTGGAGGCCGTATCCCAAGACGACGACAACGGGCCGGGCCTGGGCTCGCGCGTCCGTGTCACGCTCGCGCAGAGCGGGACGTATCTCGCCATCGCCAACTCCGTCGGCGCCGGCGCGACAGGGCGCTACGCGCTCACCATCCAGCGCCCGGAGGACGTGACGGACATGGAGGACGCGGCCGAGGGCTTCGCCACGTTGGACATCGGCACGCCCGCCAGAGGCGTGCTGGAGGCGGGGGACCGGCAGCTCGCGGACGAATCCTACGCCGACCTCTACGTGCTACGTGGGGCCCCTGGCGAGACCGTCGCGGTCACGATGCGCTCCGCGGACTTCGACGCGTACCTCGGCGTCAGCTCGCTCGAAGGCGGCGAGCTCACCAGCATCGGCCAGGACGACGACGGCGCGGGCGGCAGCGATGCGCGCGTCGAGTTCACGCTTGGCGGCGCGGGGATCTACGCCATCCAGGCCAACTCCTACGCCGCGGGGGCGACGGGCGCCTACACGCTGACCGCCGAGCGCGTGGCCTCTGGCGAGACGACGCGGCCGGGCACGATGACCACGACGTCCAACGCCCGGTTTACAGGCAAGTGGGCGCCGCTGCAGTACACCGAGACCGGCGACTACGCCGAGATCCGCGAAGCCGTGGCGGCGGAGCGGCGGCTGGAAACCGTCGCCGAGCGCTTAAACTCGCGCTACCCGCTGCCCACCAACGTGCCCGTCTCCTTCAAGGAGTGCACCGAGCCCGGCGCCACGCGGCCCAACGCCAACGCGTTCTACAACCCGAACGCCGGCGAGATCGTGTTCTGCTACGAGCTCATGGACGACCTCATCACGCAGTTCAGCGCGGGCCTCGCGCCGGAGCAGGTGGACGAAGCCGTGACCGGCGCCTACGACTTCATCATCCTCCACGAAGTGGGCCACGCGCTTACGCACCAGCTCGATCTGCCCATCACCGGCCGAGAGGAGGACGTTGCCGACCAGTTCGCGACGCTCGCGCTGCTTCGCCAGGGCGACAAAGGCGCGACGGCTGCGCTCAACGGCGTCAGCTACCTCTACGGCAGCGGCGGCAACACGTTTGGGCGCCGCTCGCTCGCCGATGAGCACTCGCTAGGCCCGCAGCGCTTGTTCAACGTGCAGTGCTGGATCCTGGGCTCGGACCTGGAGAAGTACGCGTGGCTCGTCCTGGACAGCGAGACGGGGGAGGAGCGCGAGGATGACTACGCCCTCACTATCGACCGCGCGCGGCGGTGCACGGGCGAGTACACGCAGATGGAGAAGTCCTTTACGCGCCTGCTGGACCTCGCGTACGGCAATTGAGCCTCGACGATCCGCCTCTGGCGCCGAGCCGAGAGCCCTGCGGGGCTTCGGACGCCAGAGGCCCGTGCTGAGGAGACGACGAGAGCGAGCACCGCGCCGCCAGAGGCCCGCTTAGCTTGGCGGCCTCTG carries:
- a CDS encoding DUF4344 domain-containing metallopeptidase: MMSLRAPLVVLVALLTAAPAFAQFGSGPRRIADGETLQGTLTASDPRLDDGSHYDLYVYRGAAGETVTFTMRSADFDAYLIGPDVTNDDGAGGTDAELTLTLDASGEVQLRANSISAGATGRYSLQAASISGGTGQIVGRLIQSGETLRGTLEASDPTLSDGSHVDLYTYRGTPGETVTFTMRSTAFDAYMTVGQVTDGTFAPEANDDDGAGGTDAQLVLSVGPSGQFVVQANSVRGGATGAYTLFAEASGGPGPLASGDAQPISAGTPVRADLSDADPRLRDNSAYDLYVYEGAAGEAIEVFLASVDFDAYLMGGATPEAALSASTTNDDDGGGTNARLRVETGTDGRYYIVANAYAPESRGGYTLSIRSVGGGAAPSGLAMISMGETVQGQLDVSDPTLSSDGTHFDVYGYQGRAGEEIVVTLTSDDFDPYLLLSRYFGDEVEAVSQDDDNGPGLGSRVRVTLAQSGTYLAIANSVGAGATGRYALTIQRPEDVTDMEDAAEGFATLDIGTPARGVLEAGDRQLADESYADLYVLRGAPGETVAVTMRSADFDAYLGVSSLEGGELTSIGQDDDGAGGSDARVEFTLGGAGIYAIQANSYAAGATGAYTLTAERVASGETTRPGTMTTTSNARFTGKWAPLQYTETGDYAEIREAVAAERRLETVAERLNSRYPLPTNVPVSFKECTEPGATRPNANAFYNPNAGEIVFCYELMDDLITQFSAGLAPEQVDEAVTGAYDFIILHEVGHALTHQLDLPITGREEDVADQFATLALLRQGDKGATAALNGVSYLYGSGGNTFGRRSLADEHSLGPQRLFNVQCWILGSDLEKYAWLVLDSETGEEREDDYALTIDRARRCTGEYTQMEKSFTRLLDLAYGN